The following proteins come from a genomic window of Myxococcales bacterium:
- a CDS encoding pirin family protein, with translation MSTTRRTFLTQAAAAALGLTVPACATRKETAVLTTPQTSARLVREVLPGMATSDGAGVRLTRVIGQPRLRNLDPFLMLDRFHSDDPGAYIAGFPDHPHRGFETVTVMLDGRMRHKDSRGNEGLIRGGGIQWMTAGRGIVHSEMPEQERGLMSGFQLWVNLPASEKMTEPFYQDLQPERLAVAKLDGRGEARVVSGDLFGVKGPVRPRPAEPLLAHLSLGAGQKLEFPVPVGHTAFVFVNEGALTIGERAVRRAELAVLEAGERVAFVAGAEGAQLLFAAGKPFGEPIVQHGPFVMNTREEIERAFYDYRRGTLGHD, from the coding sequence ATGTCGACGACACGCAGGACGTTCCTGACCCAAGCGGCGGCCGCGGCCCTCGGGCTCACGGTCCCGGCGTGCGCGACGCGAAAGGAGACCGCCGTGCTCACGACCCCTCAAACCTCCGCGCGCCTCGTCCGCGAGGTGCTCCCCGGCATGGCGACCAGCGATGGCGCCGGCGTTCGCCTGACGCGCGTGATCGGGCAGCCACGGCTGCGCAACCTCGATCCGTTCCTGATGCTCGATCGGTTCCACTCGGACGATCCGGGCGCGTACATCGCGGGGTTCCCCGACCACCCTCACCGCGGGTTCGAGACCGTCACGGTCATGCTCGATGGGCGCATGCGGCACAAGGACAGCCGCGGCAACGAAGGCCTCATCCGCGGCGGCGGGATCCAGTGGATGACGGCGGGGCGGGGCATCGTCCACTCGGAGATGCCCGAGCAGGAGCGCGGGCTCATGAGCGGTTTCCAGCTGTGGGTGAACCTCCCGGCTTCGGAGAAGATGACCGAGCCGTTCTATCAAGACCTGCAGCCCGAGAGGCTCGCCGTGGCGAAGCTCGACGGGCGAGGCGAAGCGCGCGTCGTGTCAGGCGACCTCTTCGGGGTGAAGGGCCCCGTGCGCCCGCGCCCCGCGGAGCCGCTCCTCGCGCACCTCTCCCTTGGCGCCGGACAGAAGCTCGAGTTCCCGGTCCCCGTCGGCCACACGGCCTTCGTGTTCGTCAACGAGGGGGCGCTCACGATCGGGGAGCGGGCGGTGCGGCGGGCCGAGCTCGCGGTGCTCGAGGCGGGCGAGCGCGTCGCGTTCGTCGCGGGGGCCGAGGGCGCGCAGCTCCTCTTCGCCGCGGGGAAGCCCTTCGGCGAGCCCATCGTCCAGCACGGCCCCTTTGTGATGAACACGAGAGAGGAGATCGAGCGCGCGTTCTACGACTACCGCCGCGGCACGCTCGGTCACGACTGA
- a CDS encoding ribose-phosphate pyrophosphokinase — translation MHTQVRLFTGNAHPALASAIGAFLEIPVAKARVVRFSDGETFCEIGENVRAVDAYIVQPTSSPVNDNVMELLIMADTLKRASAKHITAVLPYYGYARQDRKVAPRTPITSKLVADLLQAAGVTRVVSVDLHAGQIQGFFNIPFDHLYAMPVLLEDYLKKNFDSSCAVVSPDAGGVERARAFSKRLNASLAIIDKRRERANVSEVMHIIGDVRGKDCVVVDDMIDTAGTLAGAAKALMDAGAASVVACATHGVLSGPAIERIMASPLKEVVVTDSIPLSEAARTCGKIKQVTIARLLGEAIKRIHSGESVSSLFA, via the coding sequence GTGCACACCCAGGTCCGTCTGTTCACCGGTAACGCGCACCCGGCGCTCGCCTCGGCCATCGGCGCCTTCCTCGAGATCCCCGTCGCCAAGGCGCGCGTCGTCCGCTTCTCGGACGGGGAGACCTTCTGCGAGATCGGTGAGAACGTCCGCGCGGTGGACGCCTACATCGTCCAGCCCACGTCGAGCCCCGTGAATGACAACGTCATGGAGCTGCTCATCATGGCGGACACGCTGAAGCGCGCGTCGGCGAAGCACATCACGGCGGTGCTGCCGTACTACGGATACGCGCGCCAGGACCGAAAGGTGGCCCCGCGCACCCCCATCACCTCCAAGCTCGTCGCCGACCTCCTGCAGGCCGCGGGCGTCACGCGGGTGGTGTCGGTGGACCTCCACGCGGGGCAAATCCAGGGCTTCTTCAACATTCCGTTCGATCACCTCTACGCGATGCCGGTGCTCCTCGAGGACTACCTGAAGAAGAACTTCGACTCGTCGTGCGCGGTCGTCTCTCCCGACGCGGGCGGCGTCGAGCGCGCCCGCGCCTTCTCGAAGCGCCTGAACGCCTCGCTCGCCATCATCGACAAGCGACGCGAGCGGGCGAACGTGAGCGAGGTGATGCACATCATCGGCGACGTGCGCGGGAAGGACTGTGTGGTCGTCGACGACATGATCGACACCGCCGGCACGCTCGCGGGCGCCGCCAAGGCGCTCATGGACGCCGGCGCCGCGAGCGTGGTCGCGTGCGCGACGCACGGCGTGCTCTCGGGGCCGGCCATCGAGCGCATCATGGCGTCGCCGCTCAAGGAGGTCGTGGTCACCGACTCGATCCCGCTCTCCGAGGCGGCCCGCACCTGCGGCAAGATCAAGCAGGTCACCATCGCGCGGCTGCTCGGCGAGGCGATCAAGCGCATCCACTCCGGCGAGTCGGTGAGCTCGCTCTTCGCGTAG
- a CDS encoding phytoene dehydrogenase gives MNKHYDVVVLGMGLGPLVTAALLSRRSWRVLVLGQAERPPAYSFDGIPLSRRAFTLLFGASPVWLRALGELAQTMTFRRMTRPLEPMFQVLGDGLRLEVPPDVERFGAEIDREFAGVRRATDDLYAELGRVNGEADNAFERDVVWPPGTFWETRATRRALVDVRLAESPGRDLMADFPASHKLRRVVHETARHGTDATHLPAFALARAHGSLTRGVLRLDGGEAELTEFLVGRIRAQGGEVRPADRAVSIVQRGGKVRAVELDGHAEPLGVNFVVSGGTLQDLLRLAPTFPVPRRLADAYVELLAEEHRYCVSLLVRDEALPPPLGVESFVLGEPSRAELSVHLQRRPGPLPGTTLLLAEALLTDATPRIAKAREAVLSTLAAQIPFLERHVLLCDSVHDGRPLWDLRGGARVEVDRLRLRQGGGSAEAEPMVPRYRVAGAELFGLAAEPLRAPLEGAFLCGRSVLPSLGQEGELLAATSVAKIITRTDGQKEKMRREMWSKVEMS, from the coding sequence GTGAACAAACACTACGACGTGGTCGTCCTGGGCATGGGCCTCGGGCCGCTCGTCACCGCCGCGCTGCTCTCGCGGCGCTCGTGGCGCGTGCTCGTGCTCGGCCAGGCCGAGCGCCCCCCGGCCTACTCGTTCGACGGGATCCCGCTCTCGCGCCGGGCGTTCACCCTGCTGTTTGGCGCCTCGCCGGTCTGGCTCCGTGCCCTCGGCGAGCTCGCCCAGACCATGACGTTTCGCCGCATGACACGCCCGCTGGAGCCGATGTTCCAGGTCCTCGGCGACGGCCTGCGCCTCGAGGTCCCTCCCGACGTCGAGCGCTTCGGCGCGGAGATCGACCGCGAGTTCGCCGGTGTGCGCCGCGCGACCGACGACCTCTACGCCGAGCTCGGGCGCGTGAACGGCGAGGCCGACAACGCCTTCGAGCGCGACGTGGTGTGGCCGCCCGGCACCTTCTGGGAGACGCGCGCCACCCGACGCGCGCTGGTCGACGTGCGCCTCGCCGAGTCCCCGGGGCGCGACCTCATGGCCGACTTCCCGGCCTCGCACAAGCTCCGCCGGGTGGTCCACGAGACCGCTCGCCACGGCACCGACGCGACCCACCTGCCCGCGTTCGCGCTCGCCCGCGCCCACGGCTCGCTCACGCGCGGGGTGCTTCGCCTCGACGGCGGCGAGGCCGAGCTCACCGAGTTTCTGGTGGGGCGTATCCGCGCGCAGGGCGGGGAGGTGCGCCCCGCCGACCGGGCGGTCTCGATCGTGCAGCGCGGGGGCAAGGTGCGCGCCGTGGAGCTCGACGGCCACGCCGAGCCCTTGGGCGTGAATTTCGTCGTGAGCGGCGGTACTCTCCAGGATCTCCTGCGCCTCGCTCCTACGTTCCCGGTGCCTCGGCGCCTCGCGGACGCCTACGTCGAGCTGCTCGCCGAGGAGCATCGCTACTGCGTCTCGCTGCTCGTTCGCGACGAGGCCCTCCCCCCGCCGCTCGGCGTCGAGTCGTTCGTGCTAGGCGAGCCGTCGCGCGCAGAGCTCTCCGTGCACCTCCAGCGCCGGCCTGGCCCGCTGCCTGGCACCACGTTGCTGCTCGCCGAGGCCCTGCTCACCGACGCGACACCCCGGATCGCGAAGGCGCGCGAGGCGGTCCTCAGCACCCTCGCCGCGCAGATCCCGTTCCTCGAACGGCACGTGCTCTTGTGCGACTCAGTCCACGACGGCCGACCCCTCTGGGACCTCCGCGGGGGTGCTCGCGTGGAGGTCGACCGCCTCCGCCTCCGCCAGGGCGGCGGCTCGGCGGAGGCGGAGCCCATGGTGCCCCGCTACCGCGTGGCAGGGGCGGAGCTCTTCGGCCTGGCGGCGGAGCCCCTCCGCGCCCCGCTAGAGGGGGCGTTCCTCTGCGGTCGCTCGGTGCTCCCCTCGCTCGGCCAGGAGGGCGAGCTGCTCGCCGCCACGAGCGTGGCCAAGATCATCACGCGCACCGACGGCCAGAAGGAGAAGATGCGTCGCGAGATGTGGAGCAAGGTGGAAATGTCATGA
- the mgtE gene encoding magnesium transporter: MRLAKLIGPDLKALLREDPEQTRAVLTEMHAEDLADLVAELDPDDAALLLQRLPADEAAPIFERLEEHEQEELAQLMPAESVAQIASEMAPDDRADLFSALPEDVGTKLLATLEKVDPEAAQEVREIEKWPETSAGHLMTTDFVQVPPRGTVADAIAAVRAFSEEHNAPIYHVYVVDKAEHLIGTASMRALLLASPDAPLAPEIRECVHSVRPDLDQEEVARGMAKYDLNVVPVIDKNDVLLGVITIDDIVDVLTQEQTEDVQKLGAIEPLDVPYFQTSFVSFIRKRGVWLLALFLGEFFTQTALRHYDPVFEAIHGAAYYVPLLISAGGNSGSQSSTLIIRGLAVGEIKSSDFLRILVRESLMGFVLGLGLAAVGFVRVLMYPEQTVPFALTVSASLVFIVMTGCTVGSLLPILLKRIGLDPATSSTPFIASLVDVLGIVIFVQAAKLIMVATLSRAALGHP, from the coding sequence ATGCGCCTCGCGAAGCTCATCGGCCCGGACCTCAAGGCGCTCCTCCGAGAGGACCCCGAGCAGACGCGCGCGGTGCTCACGGAGATGCACGCCGAGGATCTCGCCGACCTCGTCGCCGAGCTCGACCCCGATGACGCCGCGCTGCTCCTCCAGCGCCTCCCGGCCGACGAGGCCGCGCCCATCTTCGAGCGCCTCGAGGAGCACGAGCAGGAGGAGCTCGCGCAGCTCATGCCGGCCGAGTCGGTGGCGCAAATCGCCAGCGAAATGGCGCCGGACGACCGCGCCGACCTGTTCAGCGCCCTCCCGGAGGACGTCGGCACGAAGCTCCTGGCGACGCTCGAGAAGGTCGACCCCGAGGCCGCGCAGGAGGTCCGGGAGATCGAGAAGTGGCCCGAGACCAGCGCCGGCCACCTCATGACCACCGACTTCGTGCAGGTGCCGCCGCGGGGCACCGTCGCCGACGCCATCGCGGCGGTGCGCGCGTTCTCCGAGGAGCACAACGCGCCCATTTACCACGTGTATGTGGTCGACAAGGCCGAGCACCTCATCGGCACCGCGAGCATGCGCGCGCTGCTGCTCGCGTCGCCCGACGCGCCGCTCGCCCCGGAGATCCGCGAGTGCGTGCACAGCGTACGGCCCGACCTCGATCAAGAAGAGGTCGCGCGCGGCATGGCCAAGTACGATCTGAACGTCGTCCCGGTGATCGACAAGAACGACGTGCTGCTTGGCGTGATCACCATCGACGACATCGTCGACGTCCTCACGCAGGAGCAGACCGAAGACGTCCAGAAGCTCGGCGCGATCGAGCCGCTCGATGTGCCTTACTTCCAGACCAGCTTCGTCAGCTTCATCCGGAAGCGCGGGGTATGGCTGCTCGCGCTCTTCCTGGGCGAGTTCTTCACGCAGACGGCGCTGCGGCACTACGATCCCGTGTTCGAGGCTATTCACGGCGCGGCGTACTACGTGCCGCTCCTCATCTCGGCAGGAGGCAACTCCGGCTCCCAGTCGTCGACGCTCATCATCCGCGGGCTCGCCGTGGGCGAGATTAAGTCTTCGGATTTCTTAAGGATTCTTGTTCGGGAGAGCCTCATGGGGTTCGTGCTCGGCCTCGGCCTGGCGGCCGTCGGCTTCGTGCGGGTCCTCATGTACCCGGAGCAGACGGTCCCGTTCGCCCTCACTGTGTCCGCCTCGCTGGTCTTCATCGTCATGACCGGCTGCACCGTCGGCAGCCTCCTCCCCATTCTCCTCAAGCGCATCGGGCTCGACCCCGCGACGAGCTCCACGCCGTTCATCGCGAGCCTCGTCGACGTCCTCGGGATCGTCATCTTCGTCCAGGCAGCCAAGCTCATCATGGTCGCGACCCTCAGCCGCGCCGCGCTCGGTCATCCATGA
- a CDS encoding sulfatase, protein MRPRRIVAALAAPVVIVLAAGGSLALAFSRGGGADPTAPPPRPPSAEAGPAAASPVRDGGAPAADFSVALRFTEAMATARVEAPRAGELDGLLAAHWRRLRPPFVRVPQDLSRHVSSFSLRTSEKEEQHAVSTGSGSGSWRPDARLWNMNEGSFDQRESIVLPTPASVSFPVTLPEGARVTFGAGTANASRKTLLFRVQFAPNTGAPPPACETRVPPERQRLWTDVTCDLATSALAAGRLTFGVTAVDPLPGEAPRRHRPSEAGAADDAALESRGQTPLALLGQPSLWGRARAVPYNVLWIVIDALRPDAIASFHDDARDAAMAAAELPPLEALLPKVPGLMPGIDALAKRGVVFRSATSAASWTRPGTLAMLSGARSSELGIETKSWVLSPDAVTRFYGSDPPLLPLLLRKHGAPVHAFVNNYFLVGYTPIGVDMGFEQVFDHRYRTGDTAEITKSAVEFLESRRDSRFFAFVNYNSPHDPYDPPAEMLARVPPPPIGPKDPVVRRYLGECAKDDAAVAALMNALDRSGLRERTLVVVTADHGETLSSAHVGKSNDGIQVRFHHSASNFEETTRVPILLSLPGVLPEGRAVDARVRSTDIAPTVLDLLGLERPAKMSGKSLRGLATSDVREAEPRVVVTEGRGTRSVIYGAWHFLVRDPEAGRDGGPGFAGKELLFDLAKDPGERHDLARERPGDVAELRARLDAAMKNVAVAGSAEPAAPAKDDLPQLHVRFAGGGRVLHVRGSLKVLGGGRAAQLTPVGVGADAFTRTADGFEVVLDTAPRDALGFDLLTDPPSADLAWAFTEDERPLAVAFGGPFGIARKGLERGLAGELERRAVGAPRFPELDPGRDVGLFVTRDRAGAAFTQEGAAGEGAAEMARMLREWGYANGSGASKK, encoded by the coding sequence ATGAGGCCGCGTCGGATCGTCGCCGCGCTCGCCGCGCCCGTGGTCATCGTGCTGGCCGCCGGCGGCTCTCTGGCCCTGGCGTTCTCACGGGGTGGGGGCGCGGATCCGACAGCCCCACCGCCGCGCCCTCCCAGCGCCGAGGCGGGCCCCGCCGCGGCGAGCCCGGTGCGGGACGGGGGCGCTCCGGCCGCCGACTTCAGCGTGGCGCTGCGCTTCACCGAGGCCATGGCGACCGCCCGGGTCGAGGCTCCGCGCGCGGGCGAGCTCGACGGCCTGCTGGCGGCGCACTGGCGTCGGCTGCGCCCCCCGTTCGTGCGCGTCCCACAAGACCTCTCGCGGCACGTGTCTTCTTTCTCCCTGCGCACCAGCGAGAAGGAGGAGCAGCACGCGGTCAGCACGGGCTCCGGCTCCGGCTCTTGGCGCCCCGACGCGCGCCTCTGGAACATGAACGAGGGCAGCTTCGACCAGCGCGAGTCGATCGTGTTGCCCACCCCCGCGAGCGTGTCGTTTCCGGTCACCCTCCCGGAGGGCGCGCGCGTGACGTTCGGCGCCGGCACGGCCAACGCGTCGCGGAAGACGCTCCTTTTTCGCGTGCAGTTTGCACCCAATACGGGCGCGCCGCCTCCGGCGTGCGAGACCCGTGTGCCGCCCGAGCGCCAGCGGCTCTGGACCGACGTGACGTGCGATCTCGCCACCTCCGCGCTCGCCGCCGGCCGGCTCACCTTCGGTGTCACCGCGGTCGATCCGCTCCCCGGCGAGGCGCCCCGGCGCCATCGTCCGTCGGAGGCGGGCGCGGCCGACGACGCGGCGCTAGAGAGTCGAGGCCAGACCCCGCTCGCGTTGCTCGGCCAGCCCTCCCTCTGGGGGCGCGCGCGAGCCGTACCGTACAACGTGCTCTGGATCGTGATCGACGCGCTCCGTCCGGACGCCATCGCGAGCTTCCACGACGACGCGCGCGACGCCGCGATGGCCGCGGCCGAGCTGCCCCCCCTGGAGGCGCTCTTGCCGAAGGTGCCGGGGCTCATGCCGGGGATCGACGCGCTGGCGAAGCGGGGCGTCGTGTTTCGATCCGCGACCTCCGCGGCCTCGTGGACGCGCCCGGGTACGCTCGCGATGCTGAGCGGCGCGCGGTCGAGCGAGCTCGGCATCGAGACGAAGAGCTGGGTGCTCTCGCCCGACGCGGTCACCCGCTTCTACGGATCGGATCCTCCGCTCCTGCCCCTGCTGCTCCGCAAGCACGGCGCGCCCGTCCACGCGTTCGTGAACAACTACTTCCTCGTCGGCTACACGCCCATCGGCGTCGACATGGGGTTCGAGCAGGTCTTCGACCACCGCTACCGCACGGGCGACACCGCCGAGATCACGAAGAGCGCGGTGGAGTTCCTCGAGTCGAGGCGTGACTCGAGGTTCTTCGCGTTCGTGAACTACAACTCGCCCCACGACCCGTACGATCCGCCCGCCGAGATGCTCGCGCGCGTGCCGCCGCCCCCGATCGGCCCCAAGGACCCCGTGGTCCGCCGCTACCTCGGGGAGTGCGCGAAGGACGACGCCGCGGTCGCCGCGCTCATGAACGCGCTCGACCGCTCGGGTCTCCGCGAGCGCACCCTCGTGGTCGTCACCGCAGACCACGGAGAGACCCTGTCGTCGGCCCACGTGGGGAAGTCGAACGACGGAATTCAGGTGCGATTTCATCACTCTGCGAGCAACTTCGAGGAGACCACCCGCGTCCCCATCTTGCTCTCGCTGCCCGGCGTGCTGCCGGAGGGCCGCGCGGTGGACGCGCGCGTCCGCAGCACCGACATCGCGCCCACGGTGCTCGATCTCCTGGGGCTCGAGCGGCCCGCGAAGATGAGCGGCAAGAGCCTCCGCGGGCTCGCGACCTCCGACGTGCGCGAGGCCGAGCCGCGCGTGGTCGTCACCGAGGGGCGCGGCACACGCTCCGTCATCTACGGAGCGTGGCACTTTCTCGTGCGCGATCCCGAGGCCGGGCGCGACGGCGGCCCGGGCTTCGCCGGCAAGGAGCTGCTGTTCGACCTCGCGAAGGATCCGGGCGAGCGCCACGACCTCGCCCGCGAGCGCCCCGGAGACGTCGCCGAGCTCCGCGCGCGGCTCGACGCCGCCATGAAGAACGTCGCCGTGGCGGGCAGCGCGGAGCCCGCCGCGCCCGCCAAAGACGATCTTCCCCAGCTGCACGTGCGCTTCGCGGGAGGTGGCCGCGTGCTTCACGTGCGCGGATCGCTGAAGGTGCTCGGGGGCGGGCGCGCGGCGCAGCTCACGCCTGTGGGCGTCGGGGCCGACGCGTTCACGCGCACCGCCGACGGCTTCGAGGTCGTCCTCGACACGGCCCCGCGCGACGCGCTCGGCTTCGATCTGCTCACCGATCCGCCGTCGGCCGATCTCGCCTGGGCGTTCACCGAAGACGAGCGGCCGCTCGCCGTCGCGTTCGGCGGGCCCTTTGGGATCGCACGCAAGGGCCTGGAGCGGGGCCTGGCCGGCGAGCTCGAGCGGCGGGCGGTGGGCGCGCCGCGTTTTCCCGAGCTCGACCCGGGGCGCGACGTCGGGCTCTTCGTCACCCGCGATCGGGCGGGCGCCGCCTTCACGCAAGAAGGGGCCGCCGGGGAGGGCGCGGCGGAAATGGCGCGAATGCTCCGCGAGTGGGGCTACGCCAACGGTTCGGGCGCCTCGAAGAAGTAG
- a CDS encoding sulfatase-like hydrolase/transferase, giving the protein MRRPRGPLGTAALGAGYMLVLAWRAGREAEDGDLGDKAAAVSRFIELKFASEINHIAMAIGACAIGIGLLLGLGAYGLMRARGAHRATWARFLVESLVVVAGLHALATLHAMARAPQLYATRFYARGGALRTLQVLVTDVLGPRGTTALALAVVVAYALGPGGRRAVTRPARALGARAWTRLRGVAPGAAALCLVSGGQSEAPSPPGVGAAQSAATPGAPATPSPPSTASTGRPGGQRPNVLILAADSLRADRIAATTTPNLLELAARSTRFDRAYVSVPRTFSSWVTLLTGRHAHHHGVRSMFPRWEDRAKDLDALPQRLAREGYATEVVGDYAADIFGRVDLGFARVDTPSFDFRQMLRQRGLERETPLLPFLHSHAGRSLFPVLKELSHAADADLLADDTISALARLGRGHRDPGSAPFFLTAFFSTAHFPYAAPAPYYRRFSDPAYRGRYKYHKPVGLGGEAPPDEADVRQIRALYDGAVLSIDDAMGRVLRALTKLGLADDTIVVVTADHGETLYDHGHGQGHGDHLFGDEGTHVPLIVHDPRAPGGRRATEIVRDVDIAPTLYELTGASAPSTVDGRSLAPALSGGPLAPSYAYAETELWFTEDILALPPRQRLPYPGIMQMTELDSTHGQVEVVLQKAMAPVTLVARHRMVRDERWKLLYIPTRMGVEYMLFDTERDPGEVVDVAKGHPDEVARLRAPLWKWMLEDRSMIERDGMLVPREEAK; this is encoded by the coding sequence GTGCGCCGCCCGCGAGGTCCTCTAGGCACCGCTGCCCTCGGCGCAGGCTACATGCTCGTGCTTGCGTGGCGCGCGGGTCGCGAGGCCGAGGACGGCGATCTCGGCGACAAGGCGGCGGCCGTAAGTCGCTTTATCGAGCTAAAATTTGCTTCTGAAATCAATCACATAGCGATGGCCATCGGCGCGTGCGCGATCGGCATCGGGCTCCTCCTCGGGCTCGGGGCGTACGGGCTCATGCGCGCCCGCGGCGCCCACCGCGCGACGTGGGCCCGCTTCCTCGTCGAGTCGCTAGTGGTCGTGGCCGGGCTCCACGCGCTCGCCACGCTCCACGCCATGGCGCGGGCCCCGCAGCTCTACGCCACCCGGTTTTACGCGCGCGGTGGCGCGCTGCGCACGCTCCAGGTGCTCGTCACCGACGTGCTCGGTCCGCGCGGGACGACGGCCCTCGCGCTCGCGGTAGTGGTCGCCTACGCCCTCGGCCCAGGGGGGCGTCGCGCGGTCACTCGCCCTGCGCGCGCGCTCGGGGCGCGGGCGTGGACGCGGCTCCGGGGTGTCGCGCCGGGGGCCGCCGCGCTCTGCCTCGTGAGCGGGGGTCAGTCGGAGGCCCCGTCCCCGCCGGGCGTCGGCGCCGCGCAGAGCGCCGCGACCCCGGGCGCTCCCGCCACGCCGAGCCCGCCCTCGACGGCGTCGACCGGCAGGCCCGGGGGCCAGCGACCCAACGTACTCATCCTCGCCGCCGACTCGCTCCGGGCCGACCGCATCGCCGCCACGACGACACCGAACCTCCTCGAGCTGGCGGCGCGCTCGACGCGCTTCGATCGGGCGTACGTCTCGGTGCCCCGCACGTTCTCGTCGTGGGTCACCCTCCTCACGGGGCGCCACGCGCATCACCACGGTGTCCGCTCGATGTTCCCGCGGTGGGAGGACCGCGCGAAGGACCTCGACGCCTTGCCTCAACGCCTCGCGCGGGAGGGGTACGCGACCGAGGTCGTCGGTGACTACGCGGCCGACATCTTCGGCCGGGTCGATCTCGGGTTCGCCCGCGTGGACACCCCGAGCTTCGACTTCCGCCAGATGCTGCGCCAGCGCGGGCTCGAGCGCGAGACGCCTCTGCTGCCGTTTCTCCACTCGCACGCGGGCCGTTCGCTCTTTCCCGTGCTGAAGGAGCTGTCGCACGCCGCGGACGCCGACCTCCTCGCCGACGACACGATCTCGGCCCTCGCGCGGCTCGGCCGCGGACACCGCGATCCTGGAAGCGCGCCGTTCTTCCTCACCGCCTTCTTCTCGACCGCACATTTCCCGTATGCGGCGCCTGCTCCGTACTACCGCCGCTTCTCGGACCCGGCCTATCGAGGCCGCTACAAGTACCACAAGCCGGTCGGCCTCGGCGGCGAGGCGCCCCCAGACGAGGCCGACGTCCGGCAGATTCGCGCGCTGTACGACGGCGCCGTGCTCAGCATCGACGACGCCATGGGGCGCGTGCTGCGAGCGCTCACGAAGCTGGGGCTCGCCGACGACACGATCGTGGTCGTCACCGCCGACCACGGGGAGACCCTCTACGATCATGGCCACGGCCAGGGGCACGGCGATCACCTCTTCGGCGATGAGGGCACCCACGTGCCGCTCATCGTCCACGATCCGCGCGCGCCCGGCGGCCGACGCGCGACGGAGATCGTGCGCGACGTCGACATCGCGCCCACCCTCTACGAGCTGACCGGGGCCTCGGCGCCCTCCACGGTCGACGGCCGCTCGCTCGCGCCGGCGCTCTCCGGGGGCCCCCTCGCGCCGAGCTATGCGTACGCCGAGACCGAGCTCTGGTTCACCGAGGACATCCTCGCGCTCCCGCCCCGCCAGCGGCTGCCGTACCCCGGCATCATGCAGATGACCGAGCTCGACTCCACCCACGGTCAGGTCGAGGTGGTGCTCCAGAAGGCCATGGCGCCCGTCACGCTCGTCGCGCGCCACCGCATGGTGCGCGACGAGCGCTGGAAGCTCCTCTACATCCCCACGCGGATGGGTGTGGAATACATGCTGTTCGACACCGAGCGGGACCCGGGCGAGGTCGTCGACGTCGCCAAGGGCCACCCCGACGAGGTCGCGCGCCTCCGCGCGCCGCTTTGGAAGTGGATGCTGGAGGATCGCAGCATGATCGAGCGCGACGGCATGCTCGTCCCGCGGGAGGAGGCGAAATGA
- a CDS encoding YkgJ family cysteine cluster protein, with protein sequence MVRANRAGARPRPRAAAETEADAALAALRGLYGRVDALLADTTCDASTECCRFGVTGREPYVTPLELAELLRAVRAVGGLPKRRGLPLAREAAGQAWCPLLGDDGRCRVYAARPLGCRTFFCSRASRPGKAPRDEVRALLVELSALSERFDPRGGRGAPLTQAPALREVLKRAGR encoded by the coding sequence GTGGTCCGCGCGAACCGCGCAGGTGCCCGCCCTCGCCCCCGCGCCGCCGCGGAGACCGAGGCCGACGCGGCGCTCGCGGCGCTCCGCGGGCTCTACGGCCGGGTGGACGCGCTCCTCGCGGACACGACCTGCGACGCGAGCACCGAGTGCTGTCGCTTCGGCGTGACGGGCCGCGAGCCCTACGTGACCCCTCTCGAGCTCGCGGAGCTCCTCCGCGCGGTGCGCGCCGTCGGCGGGCTCCCGAAGCGCCGCGGGCTGCCGCTCGCCCGCGAGGCCGCCGGCCAGGCGTGGTGCCCGCTGCTGGGCGACGATGGCCGCTGCCGCGTGTACGCCGCCCGCCCGCTCGGGTGCCGCACGTTCTTCTGCTCGCGCGCTTCACGGCCGGGGAAGGCTCCGCGGGACGAGGTGCGTGCGCTCCTCGTCGAGCTGTCCGCCCTCTCCGAGCGCTTCGACCCTCGCGGCGGGCGAGGCGCGCCCCTCACCCAGGCCCCGGCCCTGCGTGAGGTCCTGAAGCGCGCGGGCCGCTAG